One Misgurnus anguillicaudatus chromosome 20, ASM2758022v2, whole genome shotgun sequence DNA segment encodes these proteins:
- the LOC141351318 gene encoding uncharacterized protein, translating to MCLADGTMVQFCPICFKSYAQLSQHLRVYHKVVNVKERKLLLALESGRVKYRAGKCSVPGCDKVTTRLDRHIQTHSELSKRAKKDAIKRCKKEVILKELSELRASNPAVPMASRLDLVELEDEPIPLEPEEEEVQCPKQLCRRAREEVASLNQQVDTLTTALRDVTRRYRSLKRRFRPSSSAQLTSVTKKLLSALDEPQEGQDTPRETPQQTPQETTLKCPSPEPSTSQKASEHLPQYPEHVAALNELLEEYKRHQEGSDPSAKLLNNVASKIYRIKNFIGYMADGKTNLSSFLFLDDTQRVRSWVNFLRRAKITETTIQHYVKNAAQFVDYLGQTPPQTSRLSKKALVSVQREIRTAIKSMRRKVVVHQVAVKTAKEGRLIPKAELLKCRSKARAAIPEILARLRETISSKDQWSFYGHMTAYLASIFGHRGGVYQNMTIEEVEGARKSSTEDSFLINIATHKTNQQFGAAQMSLTGEEYGWMVDFLSMRSLLTGGEEAKYFFFTSKPNFCRNLNAYFQEAWSSMGLTGTPTFTDIRTSIATHAKYSHTADDRHKVAQFMCHDTVTADRFYALNLDVSQAADHRRLFDMLLQGPESSPVKKTPTKKRKASKGSPVKSKVKKRKADTEGSDEEAPEEEPTEDPQPGTSVKSEPRTSSSKLSRRAVIQLSPLNLSPFKGSPKLHKAASLISKAKKTLLKTTRSHQQ from the exons ATGTGTTTGGCAGACGGAACGATGGTTCAGTTTTGCCCGATCTGCTTTAAATCATATGCACAGCTGAGCCAGCATCTACGTGTTTACCACAAAGTGGTCAACGTGAAGGAGAGAAAACTTCTACTGGCCCTGGAATCAGGCAGGGTGAAGTACAGGGCGGGCAAGTGCTCCGTGCCTGGATGCGACAAGGTCACCACCCGGCTGGACCGGCACATCCAGACACACTCTGAACTTTCTAAGAGGGCAAAGAAGGATGCGATCAAGAGGTGCAAGAAAGAAGTTATTTTGAAAGAGCTGTCCGAGCTGAGAGCCTCCAACCCCGCGGTCCCCATGGCCTCGAGGCTCGACCTCGTTGAGTTGGAGGACGAGCCGATTCCTCTGGAGCCCGAGGAAGAGGAGGTGCAGTGCCCAAAACAACTCTGCCGGCGTGCCAGGGAGGAGGTGGCTAGCCTAAACCAGCAGGTCGACACCCTGACGACAGCCTTGCGCGACGTAACTCGCCGGTACAGGTCGTTGAAGCGAAGGTTTAGGCCCTCCTCCTCTGCCCAGCTGACCAGTGTAACCAAGAAGCTGCTGTCCGCCCTGGACGAGCCCCAGGAAGGGCAAGACACGCCAAGGGAAACCCCTCAGCAGACCCCTCAGGAGACCACTCTTAAATGTCCCTCCCCTGAGCCGAGCACCTCCCAGAAGGCATCGGAGCACTTGCCCCAGTACCCCGAGCACGTGGCGGCCCTGA ACGAGCTGCTGGAGGAGTACAAGAGACACCAAGAGGGGTCCGACCCGTCCGCGAAGCTCCTTAATAACGTGGCGTCAAAGATATACAGGATCAAAAATTTCATTGGCTACATGGCCGACGGGAAGACCAACCTCTCCAGCTTCCTCTTCTTAGACGACACGCAGCGTGTGAGGTCCTGGGTGAACTTCCTGAGGCGGGCCAAGATAACGGAGACCACCATCCAACACTATGTCAAAAATGCGGCGCAGTTTGTCGATTACCTAGGCCAAACACCCCCGCAGACCAGCCGCCTTTCCAAGAAGGCCTTGGTGTCCGTACAAAGGGAAATACGCACAGCAATCAAATCCATGAGAAGGAAAGTGGTGGTCCACCAGGTCGCCGTGAAAACGGCCAAAGAAGGGCGCCTGATCCCCAAGGCGGAGCTCCTCAAGTGCCGTTCCAAGGCGAGGGCGGCGATTCCGGAAATCTTGG ccCGCCTCAGAGAGACAATCAGCTCCAAAGACCAGTGGAGCTTTTACGGGCACATGACTGCCTACCTCGCGTCCATCTTCGGCCACCGAGGGGGCGTATATCAGAATATGACGATAGAGGAGGTGGAGGGTGCCCGCAAAAGCTCCACAGAGGACTCCTTCCTGATTAAC ATAGCAACGCACAAGACCAACCAGCAGTTTGGGGCGGCACAAATGTCCTTGACGGGGGAGGAGTACGGCTGGATGGTGGATTTCCTCAGCATGAGGTCGTTGCTGACGGGCGGCGAGGAGGCGAAGTATTTCTTCTTCACCTCCAAGCCGAACTTTTGCCGTAACCTCAATGCGTATTTTCAAGAGGCCTGGAGCAGCATGGGGTTGACCGGAACTCCGACCTTTACTGACATCCGGACCTCCATCGCCACCCAC GCGAAATACTCCCACACGGCAGATGACCGCCACAAAGTGGCACAGTTCATGTGCCACGACACCGTAACAGCTGACCGGTTTTACGCCCTTAACCTGGATGTCAGCCAGGCCGCAGATCACCGGCGCCTTTTTGACATGCTGCTCCAGGGACCTGAATCCTCCCCCGTCAAGAAGACCCCCACCAAGAAGAGGAAGGCGAGTAAGGGCTCCCCTGTGAAGTCGAAAGTCAAAAAGCGCAAGGCTGACACG GAGGGCAGCGATGAGGAGGCCCCAGAGGAGGAACCGACCGAGGACCCGCAACCAGGCACCTCAGTAAAGTCCGAGCCGAGGACCTCCTCGTCAAAGCTTTCCCGGAGGGCGGTCATACAGCTGTCTCCCTTAAACTTGAGCCCCTTTAAGGGTTCCCCAAAGTTGCATAAAGCGGCCTCGCTTATTTCAAAAGCCAAAAAGACCCTCCTTAAAACCACAAGGAGCCACCAACAGTAG
- the LOC129446144 gene encoding uncharacterized protein — MQYFNLLTFMCLADGTMVQFCPICFKSYAQLSQHLRVYHKVVNVKERKLLLALESGRVKYREGKCSVPGCDKVTTRLDRHIQTHSELSKRAKKDAIKRCKKEVILKELSELRASNPAVPMASRLDLVELEDEPIPLEPEEEEVQCPKQLCRRAREEVASLNQQVDTLTTALRDVTRRYRSLKRRFRPSSSAQLTSVTKKLLSALDEPQEGQDTPRETPQQTPQETTLKCPSPEPSTSQKASEHLPQYPEHVAALNELLEEYKRHQEGSDPSAKLLNNVASKIYRIKNFIGYMADGKTNLSSFLFLDDTQRVRSWVNFLRRAKITETTIQHYVKNAAQFVDYLGQTPPQTSRLSKKALVSVQREIRTAIKSMRRKVVVHQVAVKTAKEGRLIPKAELLKCRSKARAAIPEILARLRETISSKDQWSFYGHMTAYLASIFGHRGGVYQNMTIEEVEGARKSSTEDSFLINIATHKTNQQFGAAQMSLTGEEYGWMVDFLSMRSLLTGGEEAKYFFFTSKPNFCRNLNAYFQEAWSSMGLTGTPTFTDIRTSIATHAKYSHTADDRHKVAQFMCHDTVTADRFYALNLDVSQAADHRRLFDMLLQGPESSPVKKTPTKKRKASKGSPVKSKVKKRKADTEGSDEEAPEEEPTEDPQPGTSVKSEPRTSSSKLSRRAVIQLSPLNLSPFKGSPKLHKAASLISKAKKTLLKTTRSHQQ, encoded by the exons ATGCAGTATTTTAACTTGTTAACATTTATGTGTTTGGCAGACGGAACGATGGTTCAGTTTTGCCCGATCTGCTTTAAATCATATGCACAGCTGAGCCAGCATCTACGTGTTTACCACAAAGTGGTCAACGTGAAGGAGAGAAAGCTTCTACTGGCCCTGGAATCAGGCAGGGTGAAGTACAGAGAGGGCAAGTGCTCCGTGCCTGGATGCGACAAGGTCACCACCCGGCTGGACCGGCACATCCAGACACACTCTGAACTTTCTAAGAGGGCAAAGAAGGATGCGATCAAGAGGTGCAAGAAAGAAGTTATTTTGAAAGAGCTGTCCGAGCTGAGAGCCTCCAACCCCGCGGTCCCCATGGCCTCGAGGCTCGACCTCGTTGAGTTGGAGGACGAGCCGATTCCTCTGGAGCCCGAGGAAGAGGAGGTGCAGTGCCCAAAACAACTCTGCCGGCGTGCCAGGGAGGAGGTGGCTAGCCTAAACCAGCAGGTCGACACCCTGACGACAGCCTTGCGCGACGTAACTCGCCGGTACAGGTCGTTGAAGCGAAGGTTTAGGCCCTCCTCCTCTGCCCAGCTGACCAGTGTAACCAAGAAGCTGCTGTCCGCCCTGGACGAGCCCCAGGAAGGGCAAGACACGCCAAGGGAAACCCCTCAGCAGACCCCTCAGGAGACCACTCTTAAATGTCCCTCCCCTGAGCCGAGCACCTCCCAGAAGGCATCGGAGCACTTGCCCCAGTACCCCGAGCACGTGGCGGCCCTGA ACGAGCTGCTGGAGGAGTACAAGAGACACCAAGAGGGGTCCGACCCGTCCGCGAAGCTCCTTAATAACGTGGCGTCAAAGATATACAGGATCAAAAATTTCATTGGCTACATGGCCGACGGGAAGACCAACCTCTCCAGCTTCCTCTTCTTAGACGACACGCAGCGTGTGAGGTCCTGGGTGAACTTCCTGAGGCGGGCCAAGATAACGGAGACCACCATCCAACACTATGTCAAAAATGCGGCGCAGTTTGTCGATTACCTAGGCCAAACACCCCCGCAGACCAGCCGCCTTTCCAAGAAGGCCTTGGTGTCCGTACAAAGGGAAATACGCACAGCAATCAAATCCATGAGAAGGAAAGTGGTGGTCCACCAGGTCGCCGTGAAAACGGCCAAAGAAGGGCGCCTGATCCCCAAGGCGGAGCTCCTCAAGTGCCGTTCCAAGGCGAGGGCGGCGATTCCGGAAATCTTGG ccCGCCTCAGAGAGACAATCAGCTCCAAAGACCAGTGGAGCTTTTACGGGCACATGACTGCCTACCTCGCGTCCATCTTCGGCCACCGAGGGGGCGTATATCAGAATATGACGATAGAGGAGGTGGAGGGTGCCCGCAAAAGCTCCACAGAGGACTCCTTCCTGATTAAC ATAGCAACGCACAAGACCAACCAGCAGTTTGGGGCGGCACAAATGTCCTTGACGGGGGAGGAGTACGGCTGGATGGTGGATTTCCTCAGCATGAGGTCGTTGCTGACGGGCGGCGAGGAGGCGAAGTATTTCTTCTTCACCTCCAAGCCGAACTTTTGCCGTAACCTCAACGCGTATTTTCAAGAGGCCTGGAGCAGCATGGGGTTGACCGGAACTCCGACCTTTACTGACATCCGGACCTCCATCGCCACCCAC GCGAAATACTCCCACACGGCAGATGACCGCCACAAAGTGGCACAGTTCATGTGCCACGACACCGTAACAGCTGACCGGTTTTACGCCCTTAACCTGGATGTCAGCCAGGCCGCAGATCACCGGCGCCTTTTTGACATGCTGCTCCAGGGACCTGAATCCTCCCCCGTCAAGAAGACCCCCACCAAGAAGAGGAAGGCGAGTAAGGGCTCCCCTGTGAAGTCGAAAGTCAAAAAGCGCAAGGCTGACACG GAGGGCAGCGATGAGGAGGCCCCAGAGGAGGAACCGACCGAGGACCCGCAACCAGGCACCTCAGTAAAGTCCGAGCCGAGGACCTCCTCGTCAAAGCTTTCCCGGAGGGCGGTCATACAGCTGTCTCCCTTAAACTTGAGCCCCTTTAAGGGTTCCCCAAAGTTGCATAAAGCGGCCTCGCTTATTTCAAAAGCCAAAAAAACCCTCCTTAAAACCACAAGGAGCCACCAACAGTAG